The following coding sequences are from one Delphinus delphis chromosome 19, mDelDel1.2, whole genome shotgun sequence window:
- the MINK1 gene encoding misshapen-like kinase 1 isoform X9, which yields MGDPAPARSLDDIDLSALRDPAGIFELVEVVGNGTYGQVYKGRHVKTGQLAAIKVMDVTEDEEEEIKQEINMLKKYSHHRNIATYYGAFIKKSPPGNDDQLWLVMEFCGAGSVTDLVKNTKGNALKEDCIAYICREILRGLAHLHAHKVIHRDIKGQNVLLTENAEVKLVDFGVSAQLDRTVGRRNTFIGTPYWMAPEVIACDENPDATYDYRSDIWSLGITAIEMAEGAPPLCDMHPMRALFLIPRNPPPRLKSKKWSKKFIDFIDTCLIKTYLSRPPTEQLLKFPFIRDQPTERQVRIQLKDHIDRSRKKRGEKEETEYEYSGSEEEDDSHGEEGEPSSIMNVPGESTLRREFLRLQQENKSNSEALKQQQQLQQQQQRDPEAHIKHLLHQRQRRIEEQKEERRRVEEQQRREREQRKLQEKEQQRRREDMQALRREEERRQAEREQEYKRKQLEEQRQSERLQRQLQQEHAYLKSLQQQQQQILPGDRKPLYHYGRGINPADKPAWAREVEERTRMNKQQNSPLAKTKPGSTGPEPPVPQASPGPPGPLSQTPPMQRPVEPQEGPHKSLQDQPTRNLAAFPASHDPDPAVPAPTATPSARGGVVRQNSDPTSEGPGPSPNPPAWVRPDNEAPPKVPQRTSSIATALNTSGAGGSRPAQAVRARPRSNSAWQIYLQRRAERGNPKPPGPPAQPPGPPNACSNPDLRRSDPGWERSDSVLPASHGHLPQAGSLERNRVGASKLDSSPVLSPGSKAKPDDHRSRPGRPADFVLLKERTLDEAPRPPKKAMDYSSSSEEVESSEDDEEESNGEPSEGSRDTPGGRSDGDTDSVSTMVVHDVEEIAGTQTPYGGGTMVVQRTPEEERSLLHADSNGYTNLPDVVQPSHSPTESSKGQSPPLKDGGSDYQSRGLVKAPGKSSFTMFVDLGIYQPGGSGDTIPITALVGGEGSRLDQLQYDVRKGSVVNVNPTNTRAHSETPEIRKYKKRFNSEILCAALWGVNLLVGTENGLMLLDRSGQGKVYGLIGRRRFQQMDVLEGLNLLITISGKRNKLRVYYLSWLRNKILHNDPEVEKKQGWTTVGDMEGCGHYRVVKYERIKFLVIALKNSVEVYAWAPKPYHKFMAFKSFADLPHRPLLVDLTVEEGQRLKVIYGSSAGFHAVDVDSGNSYDIYIPVHIQSQITPHAIIFLPNTDGMEMLLCYEDEGVYVNTYGRIIKDVVLQWGEMPTSVAYICSNQIMGWGEKAIEIRSVETGHLDGVFMHKRAQRLKFLCERNDKVFFASVRSGGSSQVYFMTLNRNCIMNW from the exons gacCCTGCTGGAATCTTTGAGCTGGTGGAGGTGGTCGGCAATGGAACCTACGGGCAGGTGTACAAG GGTCGGCATGTCAAGACCGGGCAGCTGGCTGCCATCAAGGTCATGGATGTCACGGAG GATGAGGAGGAAGAGATCAAGCAGGAGATCAACATGTTGAAAAAATACTCTCACCACCGCAACATCGCCACCTACTACGGGGCCTTCATCAAGAAGAGCCCCCCTGGGAACGACGACCAGCTCTGG CTGGTGATGGAGTTCTGTGGTGCTGGTTCTGTGACAGACCTGGTGAAGAACACGAAAGGGAACGCCCTGAAGGAGGACTGTATCGCCTACATCTGCAGGGAGATTCTCCGG ggtCTGGCCCATCTCCACGCCCACAAGGTGATCCACCGAGACATCAAGGGGCAGAATGTGCTACTGACAGAGAATGCCGAGGTCAAGCTAG tGGATTTCGGGGTGAGCGCGCAGCTGGACCGCACCGTGGGCAGGCGGAACACTTTCATCGGGACCCCCTACTGGATGGCCCCCGAGGTCATCGCTTGCGATGAGAACCCTGATGCCACCTACGATTACAGG AGTGACATTTGGTCTTTAGGAATCACAGCCATCGAGATGGCAGAGGGAGCCCCCC CTCTGTGTGACATGCACCCCATGCGAGCCCTCTTCCTCATCCCCCGGAACCCGCCACCCAGGCTCAAGTCCAAGAAATG GTCTAAGAAGTTCATCGACTTCATTGACACGTGTCTCATCAAGACTTACCTGAGCCGCCCACCGACGGAGCAGCTGCTCAAGTTCCCGTTCATCCGCGACCAGCCCACCGAGCGGCAGGTCCGCATCCAACTCAAGGACCACATCGACCGATCCCGGAAGAAACGAGGCGAGAAAG AGGAGACAGAATATGAGTACAGTGGCAGCGAAGAGGAAGACGACAGCcatggagaggaaggagagccAAG CTCCATCATGAATGTGCCGGGGGAGTCGACCCTCCGCCGGGAATTCCTCCGGCTCCAGCAGGAGAACAAGAGCAACTCTGAGGCtttaaagcagcagcagcagctgcagcagcagcaacagcgaGACCCAGAGGCGCACATCAAGCACCTGCTGCACCAGCGGCAGCGACGCATAGAGGAGCAGAAGGAAGAGCGGCGGCGGGttgaggag CAACAGCGGCGGGAGCGGGAGCAGCGGAAGCTGCAGGAGAAGGAGCAGCAGCGGCGGCGCGAGGACATGCAGGCCCTGCGGCGGGAGGAGGAGAGGCGGCAGGCTGAGCGGGAGCAG GAATACAAGAGGAAGCAGCTGGAGGAGCAGCGGCAGTCGGAGCGCCTGCAGAGGCAGCTGCAGCAGGAGCACGCCTACCTCAAGTCCctgcagcagcaacagcagcagatCCTGCCCGGGGACAGGAAGCCCCTGTATCATTACGGTCGGGGCATTAACCCTGCTGACAAACCGGCCTGGGCCCGAGAG GTAGAAGAGAGAACGAGGATGAACAAGCAGCAGAACTCTCCCTTGGCCAAGACCAAGCCAGGCAGCACAGGGCCTGAGCCCCCCgtcccccaggcctcccctgggCCCCCAGGACCCCTTTCCCAAACTCCTCCTATGCAGAGGCCGGTGGAGCCCCAGGAGGGACCACACAAG TCCCTGCAGGACCAGCCCACCCGAAACCTGGCTGCCTTCCCAGCCTCACACGACCCCGACCCCGCCGTGCCCGCACCCACTGCCACGCCTAGTGCCCGAGGAGGCGTCGTCCGCCAGAACTCAGACCCCACTTCCGAAGGGCCTGGCCCCAGCCCGAACCCCCCAGCCTGGGTCCGGCCTGATAATGAGGCCCCTCCCAAG gTGCCTCAGAGGACCTCATCTATCGCCACTGCCCTTAACACCAGTGGGGCTGGAGGGTCCCGGCCAGCCCAGGCTGTCCGTGCCAG ACCTCGCAGCAACTCCGCCTGGCAAATCTATCTGCAAAGGCGGGCAGAGCGGGGCAACCCCAAGCCTCCAGGGCCCCCTGCTCAGCCCCCTGGCCCGCCCAACGCTTGTAG TAACCCTGACCTCAGGAGGAGCGACCCTGGCTGGGAGCGCTCGGACAGTGTCCTCCCCGCCTCTCACGGGCACCTCCCCCAGGCTGGCTCACTGGAGCGGAACCGGGTGGGAG CCTCCAAACTGGACAGCTCCCCCGTGCTCTCCCCTGGGAGCAAAGCCAAGCCCGATGACCACCGCTCGCGGCCAGGCCGGCCCGCA GATTTTGTGTTGCTGAAAGAGCGGACCCTGGACGAGGCCCCCCGGCCTCCCAAGAAGGCCATGGACTACTCGTCGTCCAGCGAGGAGGTGGAGAGCAGCGAGGACGACGAGGAGGAGAGCAACGGCGAACCGTCGGAGGGGAGCAGAGATACCCCTGGGGGCCG CAGCGATGGAGACACAGACAGTGTCAGCACCATGGTGGTCCATGACGTGGAGGAGATAGCCGGGACCCAGACCCCCTATGGGGGTGGCACCATGGTGGTCCAGCGC ACCCCTGAAGAGGAGCGAAGCCTGCTGCATGCTGATAGCAACGGTTACACGAACCTGCCAGATGTGGTCCAGCCCAGCCACTCGCCCACCGAGAGCAGCAAAGGTCAAAGCCCCCCCTTGAAGGATGGAGGCAGTGAT TACCAGTCTCGTGGGCTGGTAAAGGCCCCTGGCAAGAGCTCGTTCACGATGTTTGTGGACCTGGGGATCTACCAGCCTGGAGGCAGTGGGGACACCATCCCCATCACAG CCCTGGTGGGTGGAGAGGGCAGTCGGCTCGATCAGCTGCAGTATGACGTGAGGAAAGGCTCTGTGGTCAACGTGAACCCCACCAACACCCGGGCCCACAGCGAAACCCCCGAGATTCGGAAGTACAAGAAGCGCTTCAATTCCGAGATCCTCTGTGCGGCCCTTTGGG GGGTCAACCTGCTGGTGGGCACGGAGAACGGGCTGATGTTGCTGGACCGAAGTGGGCAGGGCAAGGTGTATGGACTCATCGGGCGGCGACGCTTCCAGCAAATGGATGTGCTGGAGGGACTCAACTTGCTCATCACCATCTCAG ggaaaaggaacaaactgCGGGTATATTATTTGTCCTGGCTCCGGAACAAGATCCTGCACAATGACCCAGAAGTGGAGAAGAAGCAGGGCTGGACCACTGTGGGGGACATGGAGGGCTGCGGGCACTACCGTGTTG TGAAATATGAACGCATCAAATTCCTGGTCATCGCCCTGAAGAACTCTGTGGAGGTGTATGCTTGGGCCCCCAAACCTTACCACAAATTCATGGCTTTCAAG TCCTTTGCTGACCTCCCACACCGCCCTTTGCTGGTGGACCTGACGGTAGAGGAGGGACAGAGGCTCAAGGTCATCTATGGCTCCAGCGCCGGCTTCCATGCTGTGGATGTCGACTCGGGGAACAGCTATGACATCTACATCCCTGTGCAC ATCCAGAGCCAGATCACGCCCCACGccatcatcttcctccccaacacGGATGGCATGGAGATGCTGCTGTGCTACGAGGATGAGGGCGTCTATGTCAACACGTATGGGCGGATCATTAAGGACGTGGTGCTGCAGTGGGGAGAGATGCCCACCTCTGTGG CCTATATCTGCTCCAACCAGATCATGGGCTGGGGTGAGAAAGCCATTGAGATCCGCTCCGTGGAGACGGGCCACCTAGACGGGGTCTTCATGCACAAACGAGCCCAGAGGCTCAAGTTCCTGTGTGAGCGGAATGACAAG GTGTTTTTTGCCTCAGTCCGCTCCGGGGGCAGCAGCCAAGTTTACTTCATGACCCTGAACCGTAACTGCATCATGAACTGGTGA
- the MINK1 gene encoding misshapen-like kinase 1 isoform X5, with amino-acid sequence MGDPAPARSLDDIDLSALRDPAGIFELVEVVGNGTYGQVYKGRHVKTGQLAAIKVMDVTEDEEEEIKQEINMLKKYSHHRNIATYYGAFIKKSPPGNDDQLWLVMEFCGAGSVTDLVKNTKGNALKEDCIAYICREILRGLAHLHAHKVIHRDIKGQNVLLTENAEVKLVDFGVSAQLDRTVGRRNTFIGTPYWMAPEVIACDENPDATYDYRSDIWSLGITAIEMAEGAPPLCDMHPMRALFLIPRNPPPRLKSKKWSKKFIDFIDTCLIKTYLSRPPTEQLLKFPFIRDQPTERQVRIQLKDHIDRSRKKRGEKEETEYEYSGSEEEDDSHGEEGEPSSIMNVPGESTLRREFLRLQQENKSNSEALKQQQQLQQQQQRDPEAHIKHLLHQRQRRIEEQKEERRRVEEQQRREREQRKLQEKEQQRRREDMQALRREEERRQAEREQEYKRKQLEEQRQSERLQRQLQQEHAYLKSLQQQQQQILPGDRKPLYHYGRGINPADKPAWAREVEERTRMNKQQNSPLAKTKPGSTGPEPPVPQASPGPPGPLSQTPPMQRPVEPQEGPHKSLVAHRVPLKPYAAPVPRSQSLQDQPTRNLAAFPASHDPDPAVPAPTATPSARGGVVRQNSDPTSEGPGPSPNPPAWVRPDNEAPPKVPQRTSSIATALNTSGAGGSRPAQAVRARPRSNSAWQIYLQRRAERGNPKPPGPPAQPPGPPNACSNPDLRRSDPGWERSDSVLPASHGHLPQAGSLERNRVGASKLDSSPVLSPGSKAKPDDHRSRPGRPASYKRAIGEDFVLLKERTLDEAPRPPKKAMDYSSSSEEVESSEDDEEESNGEPSEGSRDTPGGRSDGDTDSVSTMVVHDVEEIAGTQTPYGGGTMVVQRTPEEERSLLHADSNGYTNLPDVVQPSHSPTESSKGQSPPLKDGGSDYQSRGLVKAPGKSSFTMFVDLGIYQPGGSGDTIPITALVGGEGSRLDQLQYDVRKGSVVNVNPTNTRAHSETPEIRKYKKRFNSEILCAALWGVNLLVGTENGLMLLDRSGQGKVYGLIGRRRFQQMDVLEGLNLLITISGKRNKLRVYYLSWLRNKILHNDPEVEKKQGWTTVGDMEGCGHYRVVKYERIKFLVIALKNSVEVYAWAPKPYHKFMAFKSFADLPHRPLLVDLTVEEGQRLKVIYGSSAGFHAVDVDSGNSYDIYIPVHIQSQITPHAIIFLPNTDGMEMLLCYEDEGVYVNTYGRIIKDVVLQWGEMPTSVAYICSNQIMGWGEKAIEIRSVETGHLDGVFMHKRAQRLKFLCERNDKVFFASVRSGGSSQVYFMTLNRNCIMNW; translated from the exons gacCCTGCTGGAATCTTTGAGCTGGTGGAGGTGGTCGGCAATGGAACCTACGGGCAGGTGTACAAG GGTCGGCATGTCAAGACCGGGCAGCTGGCTGCCATCAAGGTCATGGATGTCACGGAG GATGAGGAGGAAGAGATCAAGCAGGAGATCAACATGTTGAAAAAATACTCTCACCACCGCAACATCGCCACCTACTACGGGGCCTTCATCAAGAAGAGCCCCCCTGGGAACGACGACCAGCTCTGG CTGGTGATGGAGTTCTGTGGTGCTGGTTCTGTGACAGACCTGGTGAAGAACACGAAAGGGAACGCCCTGAAGGAGGACTGTATCGCCTACATCTGCAGGGAGATTCTCCGG ggtCTGGCCCATCTCCACGCCCACAAGGTGATCCACCGAGACATCAAGGGGCAGAATGTGCTACTGACAGAGAATGCCGAGGTCAAGCTAG tGGATTTCGGGGTGAGCGCGCAGCTGGACCGCACCGTGGGCAGGCGGAACACTTTCATCGGGACCCCCTACTGGATGGCCCCCGAGGTCATCGCTTGCGATGAGAACCCTGATGCCACCTACGATTACAGG AGTGACATTTGGTCTTTAGGAATCACAGCCATCGAGATGGCAGAGGGAGCCCCCC CTCTGTGTGACATGCACCCCATGCGAGCCCTCTTCCTCATCCCCCGGAACCCGCCACCCAGGCTCAAGTCCAAGAAATG GTCTAAGAAGTTCATCGACTTCATTGACACGTGTCTCATCAAGACTTACCTGAGCCGCCCACCGACGGAGCAGCTGCTCAAGTTCCCGTTCATCCGCGACCAGCCCACCGAGCGGCAGGTCCGCATCCAACTCAAGGACCACATCGACCGATCCCGGAAGAAACGAGGCGAGAAAG AGGAGACAGAATATGAGTACAGTGGCAGCGAAGAGGAAGACGACAGCcatggagaggaaggagagccAAG CTCCATCATGAATGTGCCGGGGGAGTCGACCCTCCGCCGGGAATTCCTCCGGCTCCAGCAGGAGAACAAGAGCAACTCTGAGGCtttaaagcagcagcagcagctgcagcagcagcaacagcgaGACCCAGAGGCGCACATCAAGCACCTGCTGCACCAGCGGCAGCGACGCATAGAGGAGCAGAAGGAAGAGCGGCGGCGGGttgaggag CAACAGCGGCGGGAGCGGGAGCAGCGGAAGCTGCAGGAGAAGGAGCAGCAGCGGCGGCGCGAGGACATGCAGGCCCTGCGGCGGGAGGAGGAGAGGCGGCAGGCTGAGCGGGAGCAG GAATACAAGAGGAAGCAGCTGGAGGAGCAGCGGCAGTCGGAGCGCCTGCAGAGGCAGCTGCAGCAGGAGCACGCCTACCTCAAGTCCctgcagcagcaacagcagcagatCCTGCCCGGGGACAGGAAGCCCCTGTATCATTACGGTCGGGGCATTAACCCTGCTGACAAACCGGCCTGGGCCCGAGAG GTAGAAGAGAGAACGAGGATGAACAAGCAGCAGAACTCTCCCTTGGCCAAGACCAAGCCAGGCAGCACAGGGCCTGAGCCCCCCgtcccccaggcctcccctgggCCCCCAGGACCCCTTTCCCAAACTCCTCCTATGCAGAGGCCGGTGGAGCCCCAGGAGGGACCACACAAG AGCCTGGTGGCACACCGGGTCCCACTGAAGCCATATGCAGCGCCTGTACCCCGATCCCAGTCCCTGCAGGACCAGCCCACCCGAAACCTGGCTGCCTTCCCAGCCTCACACGACCCCGACCCCGCCGTGCCCGCACCCACTGCCACGCCTAGTGCCCGAGGAGGCGTCGTCCGCCAGAACTCAGACCCCACTTCCGAAGGGCCTGGCCCCAGCCCGAACCCCCCAGCCTGGGTCCGGCCTGATAATGAGGCCCCTCCCAAG gTGCCTCAGAGGACCTCATCTATCGCCACTGCCCTTAACACCAGTGGGGCTGGAGGGTCCCGGCCAGCCCAGGCTGTCCGTGCCAG ACCTCGCAGCAACTCCGCCTGGCAAATCTATCTGCAAAGGCGGGCAGAGCGGGGCAACCCCAAGCCTCCAGGGCCCCCTGCTCAGCCCCCTGGCCCGCCCAACGCTTGTAG TAACCCTGACCTCAGGAGGAGCGACCCTGGCTGGGAGCGCTCGGACAGTGTCCTCCCCGCCTCTCACGGGCACCTCCCCCAGGCTGGCTCACTGGAGCGGAACCGGGTGGGAG CCTCCAAACTGGACAGCTCCCCCGTGCTCTCCCCTGGGAGCAAAGCCAAGCCCGATGACCACCGCTCGCGGCCAGGCCGGCCCGCA AGCTATAAGCGAGCCATTGGTGAG GATTTTGTGTTGCTGAAAGAGCGGACCCTGGACGAGGCCCCCCGGCCTCCCAAGAAGGCCATGGACTACTCGTCGTCCAGCGAGGAGGTGGAGAGCAGCGAGGACGACGAGGAGGAGAGCAACGGCGAACCGTCGGAGGGGAGCAGAGATACCCCTGGGGGCCG CAGCGATGGAGACACAGACAGTGTCAGCACCATGGTGGTCCATGACGTGGAGGAGATAGCCGGGACCCAGACCCCCTATGGGGGTGGCACCATGGTGGTCCAGCGC ACCCCTGAAGAGGAGCGAAGCCTGCTGCATGCTGATAGCAACGGTTACACGAACCTGCCAGATGTGGTCCAGCCCAGCCACTCGCCCACCGAGAGCAGCAAAGGTCAAAGCCCCCCCTTGAAGGATGGAGGCAGTGAT TACCAGTCTCGTGGGCTGGTAAAGGCCCCTGGCAAGAGCTCGTTCACGATGTTTGTGGACCTGGGGATCTACCAGCCTGGAGGCAGTGGGGACACCATCCCCATCACAG CCCTGGTGGGTGGAGAGGGCAGTCGGCTCGATCAGCTGCAGTATGACGTGAGGAAAGGCTCTGTGGTCAACGTGAACCCCACCAACACCCGGGCCCACAGCGAAACCCCCGAGATTCGGAAGTACAAGAAGCGCTTCAATTCCGAGATCCTCTGTGCGGCCCTTTGGG GGGTCAACCTGCTGGTGGGCACGGAGAACGGGCTGATGTTGCTGGACCGAAGTGGGCAGGGCAAGGTGTATGGACTCATCGGGCGGCGACGCTTCCAGCAAATGGATGTGCTGGAGGGACTCAACTTGCTCATCACCATCTCAG ggaaaaggaacaaactgCGGGTATATTATTTGTCCTGGCTCCGGAACAAGATCCTGCACAATGACCCAGAAGTGGAGAAGAAGCAGGGCTGGACCACTGTGGGGGACATGGAGGGCTGCGGGCACTACCGTGTTG TGAAATATGAACGCATCAAATTCCTGGTCATCGCCCTGAAGAACTCTGTGGAGGTGTATGCTTGGGCCCCCAAACCTTACCACAAATTCATGGCTTTCAAG TCCTTTGCTGACCTCCCACACCGCCCTTTGCTGGTGGACCTGACGGTAGAGGAGGGACAGAGGCTCAAGGTCATCTATGGCTCCAGCGCCGGCTTCCATGCTGTGGATGTCGACTCGGGGAACAGCTATGACATCTACATCCCTGTGCAC ATCCAGAGCCAGATCACGCCCCACGccatcatcttcctccccaacacGGATGGCATGGAGATGCTGCTGTGCTACGAGGATGAGGGCGTCTATGTCAACACGTATGGGCGGATCATTAAGGACGTGGTGCTGCAGTGGGGAGAGATGCCCACCTCTGTGG CCTATATCTGCTCCAACCAGATCATGGGCTGGGGTGAGAAAGCCATTGAGATCCGCTCCGTGGAGACGGGCCACCTAGACGGGGTCTTCATGCACAAACGAGCCCAGAGGCTCAAGTTCCTGTGTGAGCGGAATGACAAG GTGTTTTTTGCCTCAGTCCGCTCCGGGGGCAGCAGCCAAGTTTACTTCATGACCCTGAACCGTAACTGCATCATGAACTGGTGA